Sequence from the Zeugodacus cucurbitae isolate PBARC_wt_2022May chromosome 2, idZeuCucr1.2, whole genome shotgun sequence genome:
TGCAAATGAGACAGCATCGTTTTCGATGCCAGAAGTATTACCAAATTTTCGGCTCTTACAGCCTGTATGGCTTTTTCAtgttttctcttcttcttcttccaatTTCTTTATCATAAAAGCACATTTTAATAACGGTCATTTCTGTCTTATCGGCGTAATGATAGCGTGATTAGCGACGGAgatatgaattttgaaaaagcaTCTTAAGTCGATATTTTTTCCTAGTGCATTTGCGAAAACAACTTAAGTCAGATAAgatagaaaagagaaaaaacatTCTAAATAAACCTCTAACTATCGTTTAGAAAACCATCTTAAGTCAACTTGATGTTATGTTTTGCATTTGGAAAAAGAACTTAACTCGGTGTAAGTGCTTTTTCCTTAGGCAGAACTTGAAATAATACCAATATAAAAGGAGTTCAGttcattttagaaattattttatgatcAACTCTCGCCGTGTTAACACGTCTTATGTCCTGCTAAGagcattttctgaaattttccgaACAGAAAGGCTAAGTCTGCGGGTATTTTAATTGAACTtaggtgtttttttttaaatgcaaatataacaaaaagttTGCCAGATAAGTTGTTTTTACAATGAAAAGGGGACAGATTCTTGCAAATATGGCaagaaaattgccaaaaaaagaCACAGAGATATTAAAATCCAATTCAACAGAGACAACCTCTGAAAGTTTAGTGACAGATCAGCAAATGCGAGTTACGGACTGTGATTTAACCCCACTTTCCTTTGAAGTTAACACATCACGTGTTCGTTCTGAGTCGCAACAACGCAAGGTTTCTGATGAATTTACAAGTCAAAACGAGTCTGAAGAAGACGTCTTTCATGAAACGGATTTTTTAGACTCAGATTTTGCACCTTCAAGTGAAAATTCTGAGCTGAATGCCACCACTGAAAGCATACAAATTATGGCAAATGTATTAGAAGCGAACATCAATAATTTTGACTCACCTGGTTTGAATGAGGCCGAGCTTTTTTCTACTCCTAATAAATCACCAAAACAAACTAAAAAGCCAGGTAGAAATTCAAACAAGGAATACAAAAAGTCTAGAAAAAACTGCAGTGATTACACAAATATACAAGTTCTGGGGGAATGTAGAATGAaacgcaaaacaaaaattaacttcGAAGAACAAACCATCATCTTTAAAAGTTATTGGAATAGGGACTATAACTCACGTCGGCAAATACTATCAATCCTAATTGACGTTCAGCACAAAAAAACTGCCACCTTAGATAACCCGAACAAAAGAGAGTAAGTTTTTATTTACCATTTCGAAACTAATTCcgaaaaaaaagtttgcaaGAAATGTTTCCTTCAATTGTATGGCGAAACAGAACCGGAATACGGCGGAGTCCCTCCTAATGACCGCCGGGGATGGAGTGCTCCAAGCAACAAGCTTACGGTTGAGAAGCATAACGAAGTTTTGAACTTTATAAACTCTATACCAAAATATGAAAGCCATTACAGTCGGCGTCATACTACCAAGATCTATTTCCAACGAGGACTTAATCAGGCATCACTCTATAGattgtataaagaaaatatttctaatccGGTGTCAGAATCAAAATTTcaggaaatatttaaaactttagacattaaatttaaaaaaccccAGCTTGATTTATGTACCCAATGCGAaacattgaaagaaaaaattaaaaacactgAGAATATGGTGGAAAAAGCTGAGAttactttacaattaaaaaaccacCATGATGCTGCTGATTTCGCATATGACTGTAAGAAAAGGGAAAAAGAACTCTCCCGTCAAGATAAGTCtgtgaaaatgttttctttcgACCTGCAGCAGTGTCTGCCAACGCCTTATTTGAAAGcttcaatgtttttttataaacgtCCCTTGTGGACCTTCAACTTAACTATTCATGATGGTGCCACCAACAAGGCCAACTGCTACATTTGGCATGAAGCTATTGCGAAGCGCGGAGCTAATGACATCGGCTCTTGCATTTATAAGTGCCTCGCAAGCTTATCTAATGACGTAAAGCATGTCATTTTATATAGTGATTCATGCACTGGTCGAAATCGCAACTCGTATATTTGTGCTATGTTTGCAAAGGTGTTGGAAGATCATCCCACAATTGAAACAATTGATCACAAGTTTCTGGTTGTTGGTCATACCCATCTAGAATGTGATACAGTTCACGCACAgatagaaaagaaaaagaaatacaCTTCTGTTTCTATTCAACATCCCCATGACTGGTCAAATTTAATTGCTGCTACAAACAAAAAGTATATTACTCAGGAGATGAAGCAAGAAGAATTCTACAATTTCAATGCATTGATGAAAGGCAAATATACCTGGAGAAACAATAACACCGAAGGTtagtattttacttttaagtaatagtattaatattagtattttgcttatttcttatttaaaaattattatttcttacaaTTTTTTAGGTGAAAAGTTTGAGTGGAAGTTTGTAAGGTGGTTGCGGTATGTGAAAAAGGAGCCTGGACTGATACGCTACAAATATTCTCTTGGCTTGGGCGATCCATTTAAAGAATTAAACATAAAAGCACGGCGTAAAAGAGATCAAAACTATGAGCTTGCAAAATCTTATACGGGTCCTCTCCCTATTTCTGCAAACAAAAAACGCGATTTGCTAGATATGTTGCCGTTGGTCAACCCAGAGCTGCACAGTTTTTACCGAAATCTTAAAGTTGAAGGAGAATCCGTGGTTGAAATAGATACAGATTTGGATGAAATTGAAGTAAatctctaaaaatttaattaataaaattcaaaaatatatatttgtttgtgttcatATATGCATCTGTATTGAAGtggctatttattttattgtattactgatgttaattttcttttattgtttaaaaattcttctgttaaatgcaaattattttaaatctttacTTATGAGTTTTCTATTGTAAATTACATAAAGAACTTGCATATTTTgtcttttataaataaaaatgaattctaGATTATCCACTTAAGTCTGGTTTGTatcattaaaatgtttgaaaaaggaACTTAAGTCGTAATAggttaaaaattttgtgaaatttttcgtCTCAGGTGATTTTTGTAAATGCTCTTACCTGACATAAGcggatatttttttctaaaatcagTTTTGAAGAAGCACTTATTTCCTTTAAACTtggtttaaaataaaactgttgCGGTTAGTCGAAGATAGTTAACTGGAAAATCATAAGAAATCATGACCCTTTTATGTAATGGtcctatttctttttaatatgtattaacAAAAGTTTTGTTAACAGTTAAATGTGTTTTCTCGCTCTCctgtaaaatttggtttttagacTTAAGCGGGTTTTCCAAAAGTCCACAGATATATATTTCTAGTTTAAAAACACTtaacatttataattaataaggtCAACTTATAACAATGTGCACAAAACTGTCAATTAATATGAAACTTAATATCCGTAGTTTttcgtaaaattaaaaaaaatatatatattttgttgtataattgtaggtatttaattttgtaaaataatacagCACAAACAATATGCTTCAGCAGAAAAGTAAAATAGTGTCAAATAGTATTTCAATGTCGAAATTAATTGACATAtcacatattaaattaatattaaatcttaCACACTGTAAGACATTAAAGatgcaataaatgtaaataaaacttgtAATTAGTGGGATATTTAATATCacttaaatattgtatattatactattaatttgtattgtattttaccgaaacaaatatacatagttacatattatttatatgtactatatacgaGTAATTACATGAAATTATttgtaagatttttttaattcaaagggAAATTTGCAAATTGAATTGAGATCTCGAAGTTTATTATTACTGTTTTATTTGATTACCAATTCGTTAGATACGAATTGAATTTAAGCACATACTATactaggtatatacatataacacatatgtaaaatatacgCTCAATActgaaatgcaaaaattattgcatttgaatttcgttgaaaaaaaaaaatatcacaatatttatccatataaaatacatataaatacagtggaacttccataactcgaactcttgaattggcaatagaagtaaaatttcatacaaatttccaaatttacagaacacatgttttaacgtatttacataaaactgtatgcgaagtaaataaataaaactgtgtataaaaatatattttatagctttttgaaaaatttatgttttaatgaaaatttctataactcgaagtctctctaactcgaagtttttttgcatTATGGTGAtccgagttagagaagttccactgatAACGAAGCCCACTATTTCTCAATttctactggaccgatttaactgaattttttgacttttaaatttcgcggctatgtataaaacgCTACAGAGCTCTTATCTCGCAATACTATACACCTTAAAAGGGCTTGAGATAACCTAAAAAacaacgctatgcatgattagtttggatattgcgttcaacagttatcgACGTGTACACcaggagttcactaacgccaaaattcgcgctattttaaagttttccttcgttaaaggcaaatcagctaaagaaacgttccgtgagattaatggtgttttggggaatgGTACCCTATCACTTCAAACAACGAAAGAATGGTTTTGTCGATTCAGAGcggatgaaaacgacaccatggataagccagccggcggaagatctgtgacgacgaataccgatcaaatcatggaaaacatcgagttagaccggcatgtggcatctcgtgacatcgcccaggtgGTGCGAGTTGGTCActtaaccattttaaaccatcttcagaaaaatggatcacatacgaccatatcaagcgaaaactgtCCTGGTCGAAAGCCGTTGAAACGTCCCAAACAATGGCCAAGCCGGTATTGACGACCAGGAAagctttgctgtgtgtttggtgggattggaaggaatcatccactatgaactgctcccatatggccagacgcttaattctaccatctactgtgaacaactgggccgcttgaagcaggcgattgaccagaattggccaataggAAGAGTGTAGGGTACCACCAGGATAACGCcaaaccacacacttcgttgatgattcgtcagaagctacgggagctcggatgggaggttttatcgcatccaccatatagcccggacatagcgccaagtgattaccacatgttcctgtccatggcgaacgcccttggtggtgtaaacttgaactcaaaagaggcttgttaaTAGTGGTTGTCCGGGTTTCTCGCAAATAAGGAAGGTGGGGGGTATTATAAAATTGCCGTctggatggaaacagattatcgaaggaaacggcgtatatttgaactaaatccgatcacagtaacatttataaagcattgaatatatatatatatatttggcgtaggaaccgctttaagcgattatagccgaatccaccagagcgcgccactcattcctcctttttgctttttggcgccaactggaaacaccaagtgaagccaggtcactttgcacttggtctctccaccggagtggaggtcgtcctcttccgcggcttcctccagcgggtactgcatcgaatactttcagagctggagtgttttcttccatccgtacaacatgacctagccagcgtagccgctgtctttttattcgctgaactatgtcaatgtcgtcgtataaatcgtacagctcatcgttccatcgtctgcggtattcgccgttgccaatgtttagaggaccataaatcttgcgcaaaacctttctctcgaaaaccccaagagtcgtctcatcggatgttgtcatcgtccacgcttcagcgccatacatcaggacgggaataatgagcgacttatagagtttgattttggttcgtcgagagaggactttacttttcaattgcctactcagtccaaagtagcacctgttggcaagagtgattctgcgttggatttcaaggctgacattgttggtgttgttaatgctggttcccagataaacgaaattatctacaacttcaaagttatgactgtcaacagtgacgtgggagccaagacgcgagtgcgctgactgtttgtttgatgacaggagatatttcgtcttgtcctcattcaccaccagacccatacgcttcgcttctttatctagtctggaaaacgcagaacaaacggcgcggttgttgcttccgatgatatcaatatcatcggcatacgccaggagctgtacactcttgtagaagattgtaccctctctatttagttctgcagctcgtattattttttccagcaatagattgaagaagtcgcacgatagtgagtcaccctgtctgaagcctcgtttggtatcgaacggctcggagaggtccttcccgatcctgacggagcttttggtgttgctcaacgtcagcttacatagccgtattagttttgcagggataccaaattcagacatcgcggcataaaggcagctccttttcgtgttatcgaaggcagctttaaaatcgataaaaagatggtgggtatcgattcttctctctcgggtcttttccaagatttggcgcatggtgaatatctggtccattgtagattttccaggtctaaagccacactgataaggtccaatcagttcgttgacggtgggctttagtctttcacacaatacgctcgacaaaaccttatatgcgatattgaggagacttataccacggtagttggcgcagattgtggggtctcccttcttatggattgggcagagcacactaagattccaatcgtcaggcatgctttcttccgaccatattctacaaagaagctgatgcatgcaccttatcagttcttcgccgccgtatttgaatagctcggccggtaatccatcggcccccgccgctttgttgttcttcaagcgggtaattgctattcgaatttcttcatggtcgggtaatggaacatctattccatcgtcatcgattggggaatcgggttcgccatctcctggtgttgtagcAGCATTGAATAGAGAGCAGAAAAACGGAAGGTTGATATTTGCCaaccgtccgtccgtctttgcaaactgtaacttgagtaaaaatggagatatctCGATGAACACGTGGtttttggcaccataggaagattgctttcgaagcaacgaaatcggaccactgccacgcccacaaaatggggagaaccgaaaacacataaagtgccataactaagccacacataaagctatgaaagtaaaatttggtacaaagcatCGCACTATGAATGTTATgtcaattcagtaaggaaaaacaccagaaaccataaatttcatttaaatatagtaCGATACAGAAGGACAACACTTAAATtggtatacataattttaaatccgcctacttatggatcaaaaaccagaTCTCCAAAACTACTTGAATTGAATTACAAtcaaattcggttcataatatttttctgGCTTCCCAATAATATGTCAAAAGTTTGGagtcgatctgaattgttttcttaacaataaataaagtaatcacCAGTGAGATATCGGAAcataactttgcataaatactgcattaaaAGTGTGCcttcgctcttctaaaaattaccgaaatcggaccataagttttcaagtttttatgtaagtctctcagatattttgaagaaattcacaggaaatagttttcttctaataatatgtatccgtgccaaaaatgagtgaaatcgggtcataacttccactaACTCCCCTATACCAAATAAAGgactttatttcatatatataccgaatatgtgggtcaaattgtatgttatattaataagaTTAAATAAATACTACCGTACTGTATTCACCAtagcatattttgtgttttttgttaaggcacaatttttttttctactaaAGTACAGTTCAACAGAAGCACGACGCCCATTTTCATTAAGATTATCACATAGTGCTATTGCTAGCGTCGCCCATATGATCCATACACCATGGATCCAAGCATAAATACATGTACCATTtgtctatataatatattgaataaTTGGTTTTTTATTATCTATCTTTATCCAACAATTTCGACTAATAAAATACAGATTTTCGACtgctaatttaaatataatgaaaactGTGAAAATCCATCCAAAACAGCATGCCGTTCTCTCCGTCaacttgaaaatttattgcaatCAACGGTGAAAGCCAATTTTGTTCGGACATCAGTGCGAAGAGGCGACTTAaagaagaatattaaaatgaaaatggtaCAACAGCACATTGATTGAATCGTTGCTATGAAGTAGACAAATCAATGTTCAAAAAACAATAGCAAGAAATGGTAAGGTGGTATCTATATTAGGGTGCAGCCGCATTTCATACTAGAACACACACGcagaggtacatacatatatgtatgtatgtatataattttgttggcTGCTGTTATGGCGCTATTAGGCATTATAGCAGTGGTTCGCGTTCGTTTGGGTTATTTAAACTCGACTTAGTTCAGTTACCAATTTGAAAAAAACCTTTTAATCTGCACTTTTAGATTGTTATAAGAACAATATAGTTACTTAAGCAATGTAATACGCTCGTGTATTAAAGCACATTGGTTATACGTACAAATTGAGTGGCGAAACTGGCAAtcataaaatttcaagtgaagtGTTGAGATGCGACAAATGTCAGCGAAGGCAATCgaagaaatacataaataccatTTTGGTGTGCGCATTTCTATTTTGCGACTGCTTTTCTTCGACCAATttgtagaaaatgaaaaatgggagaATTGTCGTGACAGTGGTATGCATTGCTTTGGAAATATTGTTCAAAATAACATAACTATTTAGAAGTTTACGGTTAGTGCAAAGCTCATAAGGTTCAGAGAAGTCTATCCAAACTTCTTGAGCATGCTCCA
This genomic interval carries:
- the LOC128919915 gene encoding uncharacterized protein LOC128919915, which encodes MVEKAEITLQLKNHHDAADFAYDCKKREKELSRQDKSVKMFSFDLQQCLPTPYLKASMFFYKRPLWTFNLTIHDGATNKANCYIWHEAIAKRGANDIGSCIYKCLASLSNDVKHVILYSDSCTGRNRNSYICAMFAKVLEDHPTIETIDHKFLVVGHTHLECDTVHAQIEKKKKYTSVSIQHPHDWSNLIAATNKKYITQEMKQEEFYNFNALMKGKYTWRNNNTEGEKFEWKFVRWLRYVKKEPGLIRYKYSLGLGDPFKELNIKARRKRDQNYELAKSYTGPLPISANKKRDLLDMLPLVNPELHSFYRNLKVEGESVVEIDTDLDEIEVNL